A portion of the Leptospira kanakyensis genome contains these proteins:
- a CDS encoding TolC family protein, translated as MKSIISFLLLTFPMALFAEAVGFNELWKRIEENSSARKSKYLEWKAGEIAKERTDKYWLPRVYTDLRTFQTNDPTLNFMGKLSQRSATDSDFSTASTKFRPGNFLDSNNEPYSTLNSDTMNLFAKDTLNYPGSHTYSRGTLGMDLPLYEGGSGKTLAAMNEKRSVGLKFEWLAVRDREFAQSGFYYRAIQTLNEYKQRLEKIKKIESKFQSSYSLGNKGNPVGYAGYLALKSIKNQITILEKQSDLQIHDYKETLYVLSDFPSSEIEIIESELNVFLDTYFKRPMVYERSNQMNAQIKYAEGEKLKSDMEMAKFLPKVGAYSEAYGYHGSRNTANAYQAGVYLQMNLYNPKDMGVVEESKLNAEAALKKIEEKNKEEEAHVKSLLQKEISLAESLVLVKETVKYQDEQIINMQRLFQSGAITAIQFAETLNKSLELNRVLMETEIAVLQVRTETSLFSNKEESNESIGRN; from the coding sequence ATGAAATCTATCATTAGCTTTTTGCTTTTGACCTTTCCGATGGCTCTCTTTGCGGAGGCCGTCGGTTTTAATGAATTGTGGAAACGAATCGAGGAAAATTCATCAGCTAGAAAATCCAAATATTTGGAATGGAAAGCAGGAGAAATTGCCAAAGAACGTACCGACAAATATTGGTTACCTAGAGTTTATACCGATCTTAGGACTTTTCAAACCAATGACCCGACTCTCAATTTTATGGGCAAACTGAGCCAAAGAAGTGCCACTGATTCTGATTTTTCCACTGCTTCCACTAAGTTTCGGCCAGGTAACTTTTTAGATTCGAATAACGAGCCTTATTCGACGTTAAACTCCGATACTATGAATCTTTTTGCTAAAGATACATTAAACTATCCTGGAAGTCATACATATTCACGGGGAACTCTTGGTATGGATTTACCATTGTATGAAGGTGGGTCAGGAAAAACTCTCGCGGCCATGAATGAAAAAAGATCAGTGGGTCTTAAGTTTGAATGGCTTGCTGTGCGAGATAGAGAATTTGCTCAATCAGGTTTTTATTATAGAGCGATCCAAACATTAAATGAATACAAACAAAGGCTAGAAAAGATTAAAAAAATTGAATCTAAGTTTCAATCCAGCTATTCCCTCGGTAACAAAGGAAATCCTGTTGGGTATGCGGGATACTTAGCCTTAAAATCGATTAAAAATCAAATAACCATTTTGGAAAAACAATCGGATCTACAGATCCATGATTACAAAGAAACCTTATACGTTCTTTCTGATTTCCCATCTTCTGAAATAGAGATCATAGAATCTGAATTGAATGTATTTTTAGATACTTATTTCAAAAGGCCTATGGTTTACGAAAGATCCAACCAAATGAATGCGCAAATCAAATATGCGGAAGGTGAAAAACTAAAATCCGATATGGAAATGGCTAAGTTTTTACCGAAGGTTGGTGCTTATTCAGAAGCTTACGGATACCATGGGAGTCGGAATACTGCAAATGCTTACCAAGCAGGAGTGTATCTCCAAATGAATCTTTATAACCCCAAAGATATGGGAGTGGTTGAAGAATCCAAACTCAATGCGGAAGCAGCCTTAAAAAAAATTGAAGAAAAAAACAAAGAAGAAGAAGCACATGTAAAATCCCTCCTTCAAAAAGAAATTTCACTTGCTGAGAGTTTAGTGTTGGTGAAAGAAACTGTGAAATACCAAGACGAACAAATTATAAATATGCAAAGGCTTTTTCAAAGTGGTGCGATTACTGCCATTCAATTTGCCGAAACACTGAATAAATCTTTAGAACTAAATCGAGTTCTTATGGAAACGGAAATCGCCGTTTTACAAGTCAGAACAGAGACATCGTTATTTTCAAATAAGGAAGAATCAAATGAATCCATTGGAAGAAATTAG
- a CDS encoding YgaP-like transmembrane domain: MFLASTKTWYLERVVYLVAGLFSLVGVSLGTLVSPWWYLLNLLVGVNLVVFSTIGFCPMAILLKKLGFEPKVRD; this comes from the coding sequence ATGTTTCTAGCTTCGACAAAAACTTGGTATTTAGAGCGGGTGGTTTATTTGGTCGCCGGGCTCTTTAGTTTGGTAGGTGTCTCACTGGGAACCTTGGTTTCGCCTTGGTGGTATCTTTTGAATTTGCTCGTGGGTGTGAATTTGGTTGTTTTTTCAACCATTGGTTTTTGCCCGATGGCCATTCTTCTGAAGAAACTTGGTTTTGAACCCAAGGTAAGGGATTAA
- a CDS encoding metal-sensitive transcriptional regulator: MSLSENQTKLIHRINRIQGQLEAIKNTITTEEKDCEKAILLLKAAHQAMKKFGEAYIHEYMDTCFKEKKSTANIESDVKKAITAAFSL, from the coding sequence ATGAGCCTTTCGGAAAACCAAACCAAACTGATCCATCGTATCAATCGAATCCAGGGACAGCTGGAAGCAATCAAGAATACAATTACAACAGAAGAAAAAGACTGCGAAAAAGCCATTTTGCTCTTAAAAGCAGCCCACCAAGCCATGAAAAAATTTGGAGAAGCCTATATCCACGAGTATATGGACACCTGTTTTAAGGAAAAAAAATCCACAGCAAACATCGAATCCGATGTAAAAAAAGCCATTACAGCCGCCTTTTCTCTCTAA
- a CDS encoding SAM-dependent methyltransferase — protein MTPFPFSKSPASVLPQSPPYFVSNFGYWEGDHSYQTAGVKFLSKFVSRSDLRPQSKILELGSGLGGSLVYWSKYYQPNLLSAINLPGEQSDFAEQLFVSTDTKVVPFIHGGWEKIKTFGNSSYHYVFSLDASYHFENLQSFYKESYRVLEPGGKFVFTNFQITESRFKKLWWLYIPFLIPKENLKLVEETIAELKEIGFKEIKRENWTKPVLLGFIEFSKTLPASLKIFGKVLNLFVKNFGLTYHYYVFEK, from the coding sequence ATGACACCTTTTCCCTTTTCCAAATCACCAGCCTCCGTCCTTCCACAATCGCCACCCTACTTTGTTTCCAACTTTGGTTATTGGGAAGGTGACCATTCTTATCAAACGGCTGGGGTCAAATTTCTGTCGAAATTTGTGAGCCGTTCCGACTTACGACCTCAATCTAAAATTTTGGAACTTGGGTCAGGTCTCGGAGGGAGTTTAGTCTACTGGTCAAAGTATTACCAACCAAATCTTTTATCTGCAATCAATTTACCTGGAGAACAATCAGATTTCGCAGAACAATTGTTTGTATCAACTGATACAAAAGTAGTACCTTTTATTCATGGAGGTTGGGAAAAAATAAAAACCTTTGGAAACTCTTCTTATCATTACGTTTTTTCTTTGGATGCCTCTTATCATTTTGAAAACTTACAATCGTTTTACAAGGAAAGTTACCGGGTTTTAGAACCTGGCGGTAAGTTTGTATTCACAAATTTTCAAATCACTGAAAGTCGGTTCAAAAAACTTTGGTGGTTATACATTCCCTTCCTAATTCCAAAAGAGAATTTAAAGTTAGTAGAAGAAACGATCGCTGAATTAAAGGAAATTGGATTCAAAGAAATCAAACGAGAAAATTGGACAAAACCCGTCCTGTTAGGATTCATTGAGTTTTCAAAAACTTTGCCGGCTTCTTTAAAAATATTCGGCAAAGTTTTGAACCTGTTTGTCAAAAACTTTGGTCTTACTTATCACTACTACGTATTTGAAAAATAA
- a CDS encoding NAD(P)-binding protein → MIAVVGSGIAGLTAAWAIQKFKDVTLFEKHPEIGMAAFGAKQMIDGVPVEFDIPFRTIKRDYYPTLFQVYDKAGIKTRPVDYSFKVESNGDSVFGFRSHEFLGMPFGLPTMDSFVSAKGRKIFSDLLKFYANAKSDWEKEKQSISILDFLIKYGYSKEFIYEFLLPTFALVNTCKTETVGAYPAETIIGYHSRGYSYTPQETASFGTRDIVNRLTGSLTNLNLNAGIQKIYKKAEKTIIQFADGEKEFDHVILSTQANQGKELLGNGFELEKEILGEFRYESSDVVLHTDESYFSNPSVSLIFKIRNGYDKPEVTLDLGRIIPELNGTKIFQTWNPHHLPKSEDTLKIAKFERPVMDERTTKAIQRIATLHAEPNCNLWLCGSYSLYGIPLLEAGAKSALQVVSKVLNQSINHLIQK, encoded by the coding sequence GTGATTGCAGTTGTAGGTTCTGGGATTGCTGGTTTAACTGCCGCTTGGGCGATCCAAAAGTTTAAAGATGTAACTTTATTTGAAAAACATCCAGAAATTGGTATGGCTGCCTTTGGCGCCAAACAAATGATTGATGGCGTTCCTGTGGAGTTTGACATTCCCTTTCGAACCATTAAACGTGATTATTATCCCACACTCTTTCAAGTTTACGATAAAGCAGGGATCAAAACTAGGCCCGTTGATTATTCCTTTAAGGTTGAATCCAATGGTGATTCTGTTTTTGGATTTCGGTCACACGAATTTTTAGGAATGCCTTTTGGCCTACCAACAATGGATTCTTTTGTTTCGGCAAAGGGGCGTAAGATTTTTTCCGACTTACTAAAGTTTTATGCCAATGCAAAATCTGATTGGGAAAAAGAAAAACAAAGTATCTCTATATTGGATTTTCTGATTAAATATGGTTACTCGAAAGAGTTTATTTACGAATTTCTTTTGCCAACATTTGCTTTAGTGAACACTTGCAAAACAGAAACGGTGGGAGCTTATCCTGCTGAAACCATCATTGGATACCATTCGCGTGGTTATTCTTATACACCTCAAGAAACAGCAAGTTTTGGAACAAGAGATATTGTAAATCGCCTCACGGGAAGTTTAACAAATTTAAATTTAAATGCGGGAATCCAGAAGATTTATAAAAAGGCTGAGAAAACAATCATCCAGTTTGCAGATGGAGAAAAGGAATTTGATCATGTAATTCTTTCAACACAAGCAAACCAAGGAAAAGAACTATTAGGTAATGGATTTGAATTAGAAAAAGAAATCCTTGGTGAGTTTCGATATGAGTCAAGTGATGTTGTATTACACACAGATGAATCTTATTTTTCAAATCCATCCGTTTCTTTAATTTTTAAAATACGAAATGGTTATGACAAACCAGAAGTCACATTGGATTTAGGTCGAATTATTCCTGAATTAAATGGCACTAAAATCTTTCAGACATGGAATCCTCACCATCTTCCCAAATCAGAAGATACCTTAAAAATTGCAAAATTTGAAAGACCGGTGATGGATGAAAGGACAACAAAGGCCATCCAAAGAATAGCAACTTTACATGCAGAACCTAATTGTAATCTCTGGTTGTGTGGATCTTATTCTTTATATGGAATTCCCTTGTTAGAAGCTGGTGCTAAGTCAGCTTTGCAAGTTGTTTCTAAAGTTTTAAACCAAAGTATCAATCATTTGATTCAAAAATAA
- a CDS encoding succinate CoA transferase → MAVTNSLIEQKLKTAEEVAALLPENVTLGCSGFTPAGYPKLIPVAFAKRIEDQKKLGKEFSINLYAGASTGEELDGALAKTGALKLRIPYQSNSHLRNLINQGETDFIDMHLSHVVKYIEHGILPKIDAAIVEAIDVTVDGKIYLSTSSGMSATYIRNAESIFIELTDTHPLELKGYHDIYLPNHHEKGLPINIITPGDRIGLPYIQVPPDKIKGIVRSSKPDAATVFKTPDEDCQNIAAHVLSFIQHEIKKGRIPKEYLPFQNGVGNIANAVLASMAKDPNFHSIQMYTEVVQDSVFDLIDAGKLEIASTSALTFSEAGLKRFHENISEWKSKFVIRPQEISNHPEVIRRMGLIAMNTAIEVDIYGNVNSTHVMGTSMMNGIGGSGDFTRNSHLSIFMTPSLAKDGNISAVVPMVSHTDHNEHSTMIFVTEQGLADLRGCPPKKRAELIINHCAHPIYRDKLREYYENALRVSKGKHTPHDLERALSWHVQFLKTGSMK, encoded by the coding sequence ATGGCCGTTACAAACTCATTAATTGAACAAAAACTTAAAACAGCAGAAGAAGTCGCAGCATTATTACCTGAAAACGTTACTTTGGGGTGTTCTGGTTTTACTCCAGCTGGTTACCCAAAACTCATTCCAGTGGCCTTTGCCAAACGCATCGAAGATCAAAAAAAATTAGGAAAAGAATTCTCTATTAATTTATACGCCGGTGCATCTACTGGTGAGGAATTAGATGGTGCCTTAGCAAAAACTGGTGCTCTGAAATTAAGAATCCCTTACCAATCTAATTCGCACCTTCGGAATCTCATCAACCAAGGTGAAACTGATTTTATCGACATGCATTTATCGCATGTGGTAAAATACATCGAACACGGAATTTTACCTAAAATTGATGCTGCCATTGTCGAAGCCATTGATGTTACCGTAGATGGTAAAATTTATCTTTCCACATCTTCTGGTATGAGTGCCACTTATATTCGTAATGCGGAATCCATTTTTATTGAGTTAACGGATACTCATCCTTTAGAATTAAAAGGGTATCACGATATTTATCTCCCGAATCATCATGAAAAGGGACTCCCGATCAATATCATCACTCCAGGAGATCGAATTGGTTTACCATACATCCAAGTCCCACCTGATAAAATCAAAGGAATTGTACGTTCGAGTAAACCTGATGCTGCAACTGTATTCAAAACTCCAGATGAAGATTGCCAAAACATTGCAGCCCATGTTTTATCTTTTATTCAACATGAAATCAAAAAGGGAAGGATTCCCAAAGAATACCTCCCATTTCAAAATGGAGTAGGAAATATTGCCAATGCCGTTCTTGCTAGTATGGCAAAAGATCCTAACTTTCATTCCATCCAAATGTATACAGAAGTGGTCCAAGATTCGGTCTTTGATTTAATCGATGCTGGTAAATTGGAAATTGCATCCACCTCAGCTCTAACTTTCTCAGAAGCCGGCCTCAAACGGTTTCATGAAAATATATCAGAATGGAAGTCTAAGTTTGTGATTCGCCCACAAGAGATTTCTAACCATCCAGAAGTCATCAGACGTATGGGACTCATTGCAATGAATACCGCAATTGAAGTAGACATTTATGGAAACGTAAATTCCACTCATGTGATGGGAACTTCGATGATGAATGGAATCGGTGGATCAGGTGATTTTACACGAAATTCTCATTTATCTATTTTTATGACCCCATCTCTTGCTAAAGATGGGAATATTTCGGCAGTAGTGCCAATGGTATCACACACTGATCATAATGAACATTCCACAATGATTTTTGTAACCGAGCAAGGGTTAGCTGATTTAAGGGGATGCCCTCCTAAAAAACGAGCGGAATTAATCATTAATCATTGTGCACATCCCATTTACCGCGATAAACTCCGTGAATATTATGAAAATGCCCTTAGAGTTTCTAAAGGAAAACACACTCCTCATGACTTGGAAAGAGCTCTTTCTTGGCATGTCCAATTTTTGAAAACAGGAAGTATGAAGTGA
- a CDS encoding zinc ribbon domain-containing protein, which produces MDFLLYLYCLVFGIILIAPFVLFYYKFRLDESPFGKDEEAYLGPITERKRNMLDSLKDIRSDFDSGKLTEEEFQSQSLPYIEALDSIEIELKDKKLKQTNVNLLQPPKINENWTCASCGSFVAVPNAKFCPNCGTGRLA; this is translated from the coding sequence ATGGATTTTCTCTTATATCTATATTGTCTGGTTTTTGGAATCATTCTGATTGCACCTTTTGTATTGTTTTATTACAAATTTCGACTGGATGAATCTCCTTTCGGAAAAGACGAGGAAGCATACCTTGGACCAATCACAGAAAGAAAGAGAAACATGCTCGATTCACTCAAAGACATTCGGTCTGATTTTGATTCAGGAAAGTTAACAGAAGAAGAATTCCAATCCCAATCACTTCCTTATATCGAAGCTCTCGATTCTATAGAGATTGAGTTAAAAGATAAAAAGTTAAAACAAACAAATGTAAACCTGCTCCAACCTCCCAAAATAAATGAAAATTGGACATGCGCCAGCTGTGGCTCGTTTGTTGCTGTTCCCAATGCAAAATTTTGCCCTAACTGTGGGACTGGTCGCTTGGCTTAA
- a CDS encoding ABC transporter ATP-binding protein: MKIYRKLWPYLAKYKYRLSLGVFLSIFVSIFNGASLTSLIPIFDSLGTGENYKFQIALTKKDQTLLSEHKTPTKLQGLTYFEWQFANLKQKTNEELADKKPDDLVYLFCLIILPIYFLKLICLAGTVYFVNSAGLLAVSDLRQALYKKLQVLPLNEFYREKTGVLMSRVINDVDIVGKVISNDLKDAINDFFYIITHLIILLVLSWKLFFLLFIVIPLIVGPVSTFADRIRRTTKNQQEQLSELNGDLQEVISGIRVIRAFSMEDKEADRFFKVNQNLSDKTFKTHFYHQIGPALTELSGSVVTMVFLGIGAYLLEDASFSKGMFIAFFLTLIFLMRPLKQMSILVNLIQASVIASDRVFEILGRDVDIKEPETPNKLGPLSKSIEYKNVSYLYPNTDIYALKNINLTLPLGGTIAIVGSSGAGKSTLVDLLPRLIDPSEGGIFWDEVNAKELTLDNLRKRIGVVSQNIFLFNGSIRENIAFGKPDASEAEVRRAAEDAFASEFIEAFEEGYDTIVGERGVMLSGGQRQRISIARTLLANPEVLILDEATSALDTESERLIQQAFVRLYENKTVIIIAHRLSTVKIADTIYYLENGEIVESGSHSDLLKNQNSKYKRLYDMQFSGST; the protein is encoded by the coding sequence GTGAAGATTTACCGAAAACTCTGGCCATATTTGGCAAAATACAAATACAGACTTAGCCTCGGTGTTTTCTTGTCTATATTTGTTTCCATTTTTAACGGGGCATCCCTCACGTCTCTCATTCCTATCTTTGATTCTCTTGGCACCGGCGAAAATTACAAGTTTCAAATTGCCCTAACCAAAAAAGACCAAACATTACTTTCGGAACACAAAACTCCGACGAAACTCCAAGGACTGACTTACTTCGAATGGCAGTTTGCCAATCTCAAACAAAAAACAAATGAAGAACTGGCAGATAAAAAACCTGACGACTTGGTGTATTTATTTTGCCTCATCATCCTTCCCATTTACTTTTTAAAACTGATTTGTCTTGCGGGAACTGTATATTTTGTAAACTCCGCAGGTTTACTTGCGGTTAGTGATCTTAGGCAGGCTCTCTATAAAAAACTCCAAGTATTACCTTTAAATGAGTTCTACCGCGAAAAAACCGGCGTTCTTATGAGTCGGGTGATCAACGATGTGGACATTGTTGGAAAAGTGATTTCGAATGATCTAAAAGATGCGATTAACGATTTTTTTTATATCATTACCCATTTAATCATCTTACTCGTGTTAAGTTGGAAGTTGTTCTTTCTATTATTTATCGTAATTCCATTGATTGTGGGGCCCGTGAGTACATTTGCGGATCGGATACGAAGAACCACAAAAAACCAACAAGAACAATTGTCTGAATTGAATGGCGATCTTCAGGAAGTAATTTCTGGGATTCGTGTCATACGTGCGTTTTCGATGGAAGATAAAGAAGCGGATCGTTTTTTTAAAGTAAACCAAAACCTTTCCGATAAAACTTTTAAAACACATTTTTACCATCAAATTGGCCCCGCCTTAACGGAGTTATCTGGTTCTGTTGTGACAATGGTTTTCCTCGGCATAGGTGCGTATCTATTAGAAGATGCCAGTTTTTCGAAAGGGATGTTCATCGCATTTTTTCTTACCTTAATATTTCTCATGCGTCCTTTGAAACAAATGAGTATCCTTGTGAATTTAATCCAAGCCTCTGTGATTGCGAGTGACCGAGTATTTGAAATTTTAGGGAGAGATGTTGATATCAAAGAACCAGAAACTCCCAATAAACTTGGACCACTTTCTAAATCGATTGAATACAAAAATGTATCTTATTTATATCCAAACACAGATATTTATGCCTTAAAAAATATCAACCTGACATTACCTCTCGGTGGGACTATCGCCATTGTTGGTTCTTCGGGAGCTGGTAAATCCACTCTTGTGGATCTTTTGCCGAGACTAATTGATCCCAGTGAAGGTGGGATTTTTTGGGATGAGGTGAATGCAAAAGAATTAACTTTAGATAATTTACGCAAACGTATTGGCGTTGTGTCTCAAAATATCTTTTTATTTAACGGATCCATTCGTGAAAACATTGCTTTTGGAAAACCAGATGCTTCGGAAGCAGAGGTTCGGCGTGCCGCAGAAGATGCGTTTGCTTCTGAGTTTATCGAAGCATTCGAAGAAGGTTATGATACCATCGTTGGGGAACGTGGGGTGATGTTATCCGGTGGTCAACGACAAAGGATTTCGATTGCAAGGACACTACTTGCAAATCCTGAAGTGTTGATTTTAGATGAAGCTACTTCTGCATTAGATACGGAATCAGAACGCCTCATCCAACAAGCTTTTGTTAGATTATACGAAAATAAAACTGTAATCATCATTGCTCACCGTCTTTCTACTGTTAAAATTGCAGATACAATTTATTATTTAGAAAACGGTGAAATTGTAGAAAGTGGAAGTCACTCGGATTTACTCAAAAACCAGAACTCAAAATACAAACGTTTGTATGATATGCAGTTTTCTGGTTCTACTTAA
- a CDS encoding ABC transporter substrate-binding protein, translating into MRTLSLVFFLLSLTFCREESPHFDLKIALPSDTAHLDPLFITDLSGQKLAKFIHQGLFIRNPSGFLSPWATSFQKKSHPTKDVWQFQLNSLAPPLRDIEYSLSRLVSETYPRKGDYQFLLNVHVSADGLLELEFKKGTNETEWKDKLSLPFASIIGKDEWEKQILKTYGKYKLITWKKNEFLDLEFQSEIDPGFPGKIRFLILPQSSTSLFLYRKGQLDAFKLTDFLLSLPEANSESTLTKKGRSVQYVTINQNNPCFDKHFRAALNLSIPRNLIISKLLENHADLSYGPIPINYMEKINDGFISTGELYDKNLAKKELEKSVCYPKIKTTSLEFRMRGDDENQAKGRAIKQALEEIGLTIKLRPMEKAPLYKENGEGTGDLTLLTWYSDFDSVWNFLDPLFHPEKLGNGGNRSFYQNKEVGKILDKPFKNNRDVLKVIERIREDKPWIFLWSIQENYLVSKEFLRYNALADFL; encoded by the coding sequence ATGAGAACCTTATCCCTCGTTTTCTTTCTCTTGTCCCTCACTTTTTGCCGGGAAGAATCTCCCCATTTTGATCTAAAAATCGCACTTCCTTCTGATACTGCTCATTTAGATCCACTTTTCATTACCGACCTATCCGGCCAAAAATTAGCAAAATTCATCCACCAAGGGCTATTTATCCGTAATCCTTCTGGGTTCCTGTCTCCCTGGGCTACTTCCTTCCAAAAAAAGTCACACCCTACGAAGGATGTTTGGCAGTTCCAATTGAATTCTTTGGCTCCTCCTCTTCGAGATATCGAATATAGTTTGTCTCGTTTGGTTTCAGAAACTTACCCGAGAAAGGGCGATTACCAATTTTTATTGAATGTTCATGTTTCAGCGGATGGGTTATTGGAATTAGAATTCAAAAAAGGAACAAACGAAACCGAGTGGAAAGATAAACTCAGTTTACCCTTTGCCTCCATCATCGGGAAAGATGAATGGGAAAAACAAATTTTAAAGACTTATGGAAAATACAAACTCATCACTTGGAAAAAAAATGAATTTTTGGACTTAGAATTTCAAAGTGAAATTGATCCTGGTTTTCCGGGGAAAATTCGTTTTCTCATTTTACCCCAATCCTCCACTTCTTTATTTTTGTATCGGAAAGGCCAACTGGACGCCTTCAAACTCACGGACTTCCTACTTTCTTTACCGGAAGCCAATTCAGAATCCACTCTGACTAAAAAAGGAAGATCCGTACAATATGTAACCATCAATCAAAACAATCCCTGTTTTGATAAACACTTTAGAGCAGCTTTAAATTTATCTATCCCTCGTAATTTAATCATTAGTAAGTTATTAGAAAATCATGCAGATCTAAGTTATGGCCCCATTCCTATCAATTATATGGAGAAAATCAACGATGGGTTTATTTCGACAGGTGAATTGTATGATAAAAACTTGGCAAAAAAAGAATTAGAAAAATCTGTCTGTTATCCAAAAATCAAAACAACAAGTTTGGAATTTAGAATGCGAGGTGATGATGAAAACCAAGCCAAAGGACGAGCCATCAAACAAGCATTAGAAGAAATTGGCCTGACCATCAAACTCAGACCAATGGAGAAAGCACCACTCTATAAAGAAAATGGAGAAGGGACGGGAGATTTAACCTTACTCACCTGGTATTCAGATTTTGATTCTGTTTGGAATTTTTTAGACCCGCTTTTCCATCCAGAAAAACTAGGGAATGGTGGGAACAGGTCTTTTTATCAAAACAAAGAGGTTGGTAAAATTTTGGACAAACCTTTCAAAAACAATAGGGATGTCCTCAAGGTAATTGAAAGGATCAGAGAAGACAAACCCTGGATTTTTCTTTGGTCCATCCAAGAAAACTATTTAGTTTCTAAGGAGTTTCTTCGTTATAACGCGCTCGCCGATTTTCTATAA